In Desulfocurvus vexinensis DSM 17965, the DNA window GGGGGAGGGGAAAACCCCCTTTTCTCCTCAAGAAAAGGGGGTTTTCCCCTCCCCCGCCCATTCCCTCGCACCCCGCCCCCCCCCGTGCGCCCGGCCCTTTACTCCGCCCCGGGCGGTCCGTATGGTGGGCGCGCCCGGGCGGTGAGGCCGCCGGGGGTCCTTTTCGAATGCCGAGGAACGTCATGCAGCAGATTATCGAGGCGGTGCGCGGTGGGGCGCGCCTGGACGCGGCCCAGGCCCTGGAGCTGGCCCTGGGGTGCGACGTGCACACCCTGGGCGAGCTGGGCGGCGCGGCGCGCGCGGCGCGCCACGGGCGCAGGGCCTATTACGTCTACAACCAGCATCTGAACTACACCAACGTCTGCGCCAACGCCTGCCGGTTCTGCGCGTTTTCCAAGCGCGCGGGTGATGCGGGGGCCTACACGCACACCCCGGAGCAGGCGGCGGCGCTGGTGGCGGCGCGCGCGGGCGAGCCCATCCGCGAGGTGCATATCGTGGGCGGGCTGAACCCCGACCTGCCGTACGAGTATTATCTGGATCTGGTGGCGCGGGTGAAGGCCGCGCGCCCGGGGTTGCGGGTCAAGGCCTTCACGGCGGTGGAGGTGGCCTATCTGGCCGAGCGCTACGGGCGCACGCGGGCCCGGGTGCTGGAGGAGCTGCGCGCGGCGGGGCTGGACGCCCTGCCCGGCGGCGGGGCGGAGGTCTTTTCCCCGGCCCTGCGCCAGCGGCTGTGCCCCGAGAAGCTGCCCGGCAAGGACTGGCTGGAAATCCACGAGCTGGCCCACGGCATGGGCCTGCGCACCAACTGCACCCTGCTGTTCGGCCATGTGGAAACCTGGGCCGACCGCGTGGAGCACCTGGCGGCCTTGCGCGATCTCCAGGACCGCACGGGCGGTTTTTTGTGTTTCATCCCGCTGCAATACCAGCCGGGCAACAACGAGTTGGGCGCCCCGGGCACCGACGGGCTGGACTACCTGAAGATGATCGCCCTGTCGCGGCTTTTCCTGGACAACGTGGCGCACATCAAGGCGTACTGGGCCTTTTCGGGCATCAAGCCCGCGCAGCTGGCCCTGGCCGCCGGGGCCGACGACTTCGACGGCACGCTCGTCGAGGAGAAGGTCGGCCACGCGGCGGGCGCCACCAGCCCCAAGGGCCTGACCGTGGCCGGGCTGCGCGAGGCCATCGAGCAGGCGGGCTTCACGCCCGTGGAGCGCGACACGTTCTTCGAGGCCGTGTAGGGCGCGCGGGGGGGCAGCGCGGCAGAAAATGCGAGGCCGGGCGCCGGGGAAAACCCCGGCGCCCGGCCTCGCGCGTTGCGGGCGGGGTTCAGCACTGGCGGTCGTCGGCGCGCCGGGCGCGGGTTTCGCTGCGAGCGGCGGCGGACTGGGCGGCGGGGGCCGCAGCCTGGGCGCCGGGCTGCTCCGGGCTGTCGCCGGGGGCCGTGGCGTCCTCGGCGCGGCGGCGGGTGAGCTTGGAGCGGTCCTGGCCGTCGCCGGAGTCGAACTCCATGTGCCGGGTAATCTTAGCCTTGCCCCGTTTATCGGTCTTGACCGTGAAGACGTGCACGCTGCCCTGGTCGTCAGGGTCCTGGATGGCCATGCCCCAGGTCTGGTTGGCCAAAAGGGGCAGGCCCTGGCGGGTCTTGGGGTCCTCCTGGCGTTGCAGGTAGTCCCAAAAGGTTTCGTCCGGCGAGCCGGTCTGGTCCTTTTCCTCGGGGGCGCCGCAGGTTTCGATGTAGTCGCGGATGGTCTGGAGCCGGGCTTCGCGCTCCAGGGCCGCCCGCGCGGCGTTGGCGTCCTCGAAGCTGGCCGCGCCGGAGGTCACGCCCTCGGGCAGGGCCGGGCAGGAGTCCTCCAAGGTCGCCGGATCGGGGAAGGCCGCACTCCCGGGGCCGCGCGCCGCAAAGGCTGCGCGGTCCTGGAGCAGGCCCGGGCCCAGGGTGGCGGAAAGTTCGATGTCCATGCCTGCCTCCTGCACAATTTTCCCACCCTGCGGGGCAAGCAAGTTCGGTGCCGCGTTGCGCGACGCGGCGCGGCGCGGCGAGGCCGGAAAACGCGGCGGGCCGCACCGGATTTTCCCGGCGCGGCCCGCGCGGCAGAGGCCTGGGCGCCCCGGACGCGGCGCTACAGCTTGGAGCGCAGCACCAGGTCGGTGATGGGCCCGCGCGAGCGGTCGCCCTTGAGCACGATGTGCGCGTAGTTGTCGAAGCCCTTGAATTTGCGCACGATCCAGTTCAGGCCATTGTTGGATTCGCTGAGGTAGGGGTTGTCCACCTGGCTGGTGTCGCCCAGGCACAGGCACTTCACGCCCTCGCCCATGCGCGTGAGCAGGGCGCGGACTTCGGCCCGCGACAGGTTCTGGCATTCGTCCACGATGACGATGGCGTTTTCGATGTTCATGCCACGGATGAAGGCCAGGGGCAGGATCTCGAAGCGCTTGGTGTTGTAGCGCGGCACGTGGGCCTCGGGGTCGGCGAAGATCTTGTTGGCCGGGCGCTGGGCGTGCAGCTTGAGCACGAGGTCCATGATGTAGCGCACGTAGGGCTCCATCTTCTCCTCGATGGCCCCGGGCAGGAAGCCGAGCTTGGCCCCCAGCTCGATGGTCGGCTTGAGCACGAAGATCTTCTCGAAACGGCGCTTCTCCAGGGTCAGGTACAGGGCGGCGGCCAGGGCCAGGTAGGTCTTGCCGAACCCGGCCTCGCTCTGCACGGACACCAGGTCGATGGCGTCGTCCATGATCAGTTCCAGGGCCAGGTTCTGGTACACCGAGCGGGGTTTGACGTTCCAGGGCGTGTG includes these proteins:
- the mqnE gene encoding aminofutalosine synthase MqnE, whose amino-acid sequence is MQQIIEAVRGGARLDAAQALELALGCDVHTLGELGGAARAARHGRRAYYVYNQHLNYTNVCANACRFCAFSKRAGDAGAYTHTPEQAAALVAARAGEPIREVHIVGGLNPDLPYEYYLDLVARVKAARPGLRVKAFTAVEVAYLAERYGRTRARVLEELRAAGLDALPGGGAEVFSPALRQRLCPEKLPGKDWLEIHELAHGMGLRTNCTLLFGHVETWADRVEHLAALRDLQDRTGGFLCFIPLQYQPGNNELGAPGTDGLDYLKMIALSRLFLDNVAHIKAYWAFSGIKPAQLALAAGADDFDGTLVEEKVGHAAGATSPKGLTVAGLREAIEQAGFTPVERDTFFEAV
- a CDS encoding PhoH family protein; the protein is MHQAPKNYIVDTNVLIENPYSILSLRNGNENNIYIPYHVLIELNSLKTNPRLRHIVAKVIDVLLENRDHIQFIRNGASVSHFTEEVVDNFILREIKDSPEIPDPILVTNDRILQLQAGMLDIASEEFKDSKPFESESQLYTGFCDNGDKPLPNSFRWVEGKPVMSAPSGERAITWQHTPWNVKPRSVYQNLALELIMDDAIDLVSVQSEAGFGKTYLALAAALYLTLEKRRFEKIFVLKPTIELGAKLGFLPGAIEEKMEPYVRYIMDLVLKLHAQRPANKIFADPEAHVPRYNTKRFEILPLAFIRGMNIENAIVIVDECQNLSRAEVRALLTRMGEGVKCLCLGDTSQVDNPYLSESNNGLNWIVRKFKGFDNYAHIVLKGDRSRGPITDLVLRSKL